aaatatataaatataaataccattAAGCGTAAAATATCAGTAAAATGTTTCctcttgtatagttgtattatatattatattacaaacaaaaaatgtattgctaAATGctaaaccaatatataatataaataataaattgaaggCGCCTAGCTCTTTCACTGTTGGCAAGCTTATTTAAAACGACATCGTCTGTATATAAACcgataatacaaacaaaaaaagtcGCATAACCTAAGCTGACATGTATTTAACCTAACCATACAAAGTTACAGGCATTTCGTGAAATAAACGAACTGTATAAAAATGTCTGTAAGGACTCGCTTAATGATAATATAGgccattattttatacataatataatacagttggcctttaaaaaaatatatccccaCTGCAGTGCATTATGTTTTTATCCTAAATCGTTAGCAACAGTAAGTCTGGAATCTGCAATATTTCCGATTGTATACATATAGTCTCACAAAATATACATTGAATTGCCTGCAACAGAGCTGAATGCCTACGTCCTTCACAATATCCCAATCAAATATTCTCAACCAtgctaaaaatgtttgtaagggctcgtttaatgataatataggccattattttatacataatatagtacagttggcctttaaaaaaatatatcaccaCTGCagtgtattatgtttttatgcGAAATCGTCAGCAACAGCAAATCTGCAATCTGCAATATTTCCGACTGTATACATATAGTCTCACAAAATATACATTGAATTGCCTGCAACAGAGCTGAATGCCTACGTCCTTCACAATATCCCAATAGGATATTCTCAATCATGCCACCATTGCCACTGCCACCGTGGACTCCTTCTGACAATTTCAAATGTTTCACGTCCGTtcgttttttttcattatgttCCATATTTTTGTCACGATTTGCGGACCGCGACCTTATAGGTGCTCGCTCCACATGCAGTGCCCACGTGCAGGTGCatacgtcatataataataatacgatatatgtattgatattgtgtaatataatagataccttTATTGTGTATGGGTACGCGGTGCGTATAGTCGACGGCGAAAGTAATAATCCCTTTTCGGAATGCGTCGACGCGACGGACAATCGTGTGGGGGGTCCTTGTGCGAAGTTCGTGCGACCCGACGACCGCTgggacaatatatttttacaactgcCCGCGGAtgtaatctaaatatatataaaaggacaaaatatgtaaactgAGCCCGCTATTACCTTTTCTTTTGTGGACTCAGCCCGATAATTTTCACCGATAAAATATGAAAAGCACGACATAAACAATGCATTTAATGTagaaacctataatataataataaattatgtacatttatataatttaattctgcTATAACGAATTTGCcaatttttaatgatatgaaaatgaaaataaaactagaaTCGCCTCCTCGCGGTGTCCTCTGATTAATGCTACACggatctcaaaaatattataagataattgTTAATTAGATAAGAGAAGATCCGGGCTTGTTATTTTATTCCGACCGAGCTTACACGGCGGATCACGTTTGCTTGAATAAACCCGGGCCGAGTTTCCAATAGACCTTTTGGACCTTTTTCTAGTGCAGAGTTTACAATCGGCCATATGAAAATCGTtagattttttcgaaaagttttCGCGTCGTGGAACGCAGTCGAACAGCGACGTCGAAGATCCTCTGCCACGGCCAACAAGCCTATGACGGCCTTTACtctatatatgaaataatactgtaactatatatgtacattggcgacactatattattatatatatatacaattacaatttacgATGCATATATATTTACGTATACAGTGTAAAGGTGTACACCTGGTCGGTTGGCGTCACACCGGCTGGGACGAGggttcggcggcggcggcggaattTCCTCTCGCGCCGAATGTGCCCGCGGGTATTGTCCTCCTCCATACAACCCGTCGAATATACATttatgtgtgagtgtgtgtctACCGTATACATACTTCGGGATCGTCCTTTGTCGTCATTCATTTCTTGTATAAACTGTGTGCGTGCGTTTGTAAAAATACGTATTCCACGACCCACCgcctaaatatatataggtgtatatgtatatatatatatatgataatattgtatacacataaaaggtactatatatatatatttatatatgcgcGTGTTGTATATAATACGCGGGCAAACGCGTATAAGAGCGTGTGCGTTAGTATAGTAATATGGTGCagtatgtatatgatataatgttatattacacTATACAGGACGATAATCGCGCGCGTACACGACGGGGGGAAGATAAAAACCCAGGATGGAGTTTGACGGCGGACAACAATGGGGATGACGCTGTGTGACTTTCCGACGGGACCACTGCCACCGCCGACGATCCCGCGCGAGGGGGGTAGTTGTGGCGAGGGGGTGGCGGTGAGGTAGGTTAGGTCACCGGGCACATTGTCGcgagcatataataatatatatactatatactgtcGTCCAGAGCGTTTAATACCCGTCCTCGTAACACATGTATATATCgtcatcgtatattatatgcctacaGGGTGGTTACACTGAGCGCGCGTATAGGTACACACCTATCTATATACAGTGCGTTAAAATCTCGTTTCACGATCGGGCGCGCGTCTCCGTTGCCGTATAGAACAAAGTCGTAAGAGTAAACATTCATATTTGACTATGCCTGCGTACAATATATAGTTTACATGAGATTTGCGAACCTCGCAGGTGAACTTTTATTCGACGTGtagaatattatagtgtattatgttatgtattttgttatatgatattatatacctacgcggtATCTATGTTATGCCTTTTCGACTGGTTCCGCATCAATGTCGGATATTACCATCGAATATTTGAACCGTTCACGCACCCCTTTAAACGCACAATATACGATACACTGTATAGCGACGGACGGGATATTATGGTGGCGATCTAGAACAGTAGGtagatatatatgtaggtacttataatatcatataaatctGTGCCACCACCCCTGCAGCAACTGATCTGCCACTGTACACGCGCCGACAAGCACTCTGTAGATACGATCGTCGTCGTCAGAGGGTTGTGCTTGATGAGGGTAGGGTGGTGGAGGGTGCGTGGcatgcgtgcgtgcgtgcgtgcgtgcccGCGTTACCGCGTATTGTCGTCGGCGCGCGTCCAGAGTCAGTTAGTCGCCGTCAGTGTCCGCCGCGCGATGACCGATTTCACTAGCGCTCGACAGCAGCAGCCGCAACAGCCGCAACCGCAGCCGCAACAGCTGCGGGTGGTGCCGGCCACTTCGGCCAGACCACCGTATTTCGATTTTAACGACATTTTTGGGTGTTCCGCAGGGAAAAAAACTGTCGCCGCCCATGACGACGGCTCCGACGACGACGCCTGCGGCCAACGGAAGTGGCTCCACGACGGCCACCGCGACGACGGCCACcgtcaacaacaacaacaaccacagcaacaacaacaacaacgggTCGTCGATcaagcagcagcagcagcagcagcagcagcaatcCTCGGCCGGCGGCCAACAGCTCATGTCCGCAGCCGCGGCGGGTTGCTGTCCCGTGTGCGGGACGGCGCTCCGCACGGCCCACGAGCTCGAGTCCCACTTTATATGGGAACTGGAACGGCTGTACAAGCAGGCGGCCGCGGCAGGACGACGGCACCGAAGGGGCACTCCCGACAAGCTGGGCGACGGCCACCACATGCACGGTCTCATGGTGTGTCCCAGGGACGGCGGCCGCTTGTCGCCAGTCGCCGGTGGCAGCAGCAGGGACGCGACGCTGCACGGCCGATGGGAGGTACGTGCATtgccattaatcattatgttaattaaatattttaatttattatataacactatatagCTGATCATGCATGGCGTTGCtcgtgacaaattaaataatgccCTTCCTTAAATTCCTCTAAATATCAACtacacagatttttttttttttgggggggggggggggtgtggttttgaccaaattataaaatacaggtcCGAAATGGTATCCAATCATAATAACCAGTCTATTttctgtacctacctaataacttatataagcaaaaaaaaattcgtttttcGTGAGCCATCAAATCCCTGGGTGAGCCCCTCTTGAAAATGCGAATTTCACAAAATCGTTCCTCATTACATTCCCTCAAAGtctcaaatataatacataggtacctgcagTGTACCATACCAAATGAATTCTAGAGATTTTGCTCATATTAGTTTTGAATTTGTCTTTTACTTCGACCATTTGAAAATGTCCAACTATTTTCACTACACCCCTGTACCGCTTGTATCTACAAGTAGAGAAGTCCGGTTTGCCCGATATCTATTTTTTGAAACATGCTAATCCTGTAAGTACGTTCGCGTTACGTCATCGCATCATGATTTCGTCGGAAcgtcgataatattattcaccATAATCTTCGTTATTAAATGCGCGCATGCTCAACACCCCGTAAAAAATATCAGTCATCTGCTTAGCTAGCCCTCCCTCTCCCTTCTgtcactaaatttaaaattcgaaaCTGCCGAAATCCGTTATTGCAGCGTGATCGGCGGAAGTGGTTACCGGTGATATTTTTTCATTGTCTGCCAAGCTCCGTCGACTGTTTATCATATATCATTTGATATGAGTACGCAGAGTGGCTCTATAATAGCTATGCCTatgacaacaatataataattattcgcaCTATTTGTTTCTATCCGCACACAGACATATCAAAAAGTCAAGGCCAATCGACACAACCGGTTGAGGATCAAAAACCGGAAACGGAAACCCGACGAGATGCTGTTGACGCCGACACCAACGACCTGCTGCTGTCCCGTTTGCAGCGAGCCCGTGGCCGCGGCCACCCAGGAACAGATGAACGCTCACGTGGAGATGTGCCTGAGGAACAAAGTacgtaaaaacattatattggtGCACAGAGTTTTATTTGCGAGTCGTGTTATTTGTGAGTAGTGACCTGAGAACTTCCGGTTCGGAAAGTGATCACGAgtcaaaaatgcattaaatcGTAACTTCCGATGACACGTGGTTATTTATTTCCGAAACATAATTGTTTTGTCCGGGATTTATTTTAGtccaatttatttaatatttaaacttcaaaaaCCTAAAAACTTAATGCTGCAATACCAACACCATTATGGGtacagtaatattaattatgttggtGCCTATAtactacgtattattattaaattcaatattgttttaaagttattaattattttataaaagaaaagagGTCGTTGGTCGAATTAATGTTGTTTGTGAGTTAAATATTTGACAAACGTTCCCTCCCTATGAACGGTTGTGTTGTGCCTTGATGTATATTCGGTCTGAATCATAGGAAAGTTGAAAAGCGTACATGAACGAATACAacgaatttaatttatgtaacaaaactattttacttTATGTCATACGACTCATACAAATATTGAGCTCCGCGTGTTCGGGTTTCCATATGATgactttcaaatttaaaaaatgtcctgGAATCGGCTTCGGCTACACTCCGAGTACCGTCCAGTCGTATTTTCAACCATATTTTCGGGATACCACATTAAACCCTGTCACGACGCCATACTACGGTTGCTCGCTGCGGCGGTTTTCTCGGATGTTTTTACTTATATGTTCCGCACGCCGACGCTATTTTCCAGGGACACCCAGCAGTGGCGACCGCGGGTAACGACGACGAAGACGAGAACGTGGACGTGGAAGGTGACGCCGAGACGACGATGTACGACATCGTATACGGCGGCGGAAGTAGCGGATGGCACGGCCAACAGCCACACAACAGGATGAGACAGCAGCAGATGCTCATACATGGCGGAGGATACAACAGAGGTGAGACCCGATCAGTATTTGTAGGCTCACACTATCagattttctataaatttaattcttctctctctctctctctctctctctctctgtctgtATGTGTTACGACTTACGagtcgtaaataatattatacagttccaTATTTAGCTCCTACGAGGGTCCTatatggtatttataaatagtcagtacataactatacaataattatgagtaggtatataaaatattatacacctactgcaggcatatattatactttaccaCGATCGTGTACCATTTGAggaagaattaatattttataatcgatCGGCAATTCTTCCTTGAAACGTGTTTACATTCCATAGGATCGccatcacatttttaaaattattttttttttctattaaaaacgttgttttatagCTATGTCGTTGGACTTAAAATTGGTCGTTACAATCGCATAGTTCTTTTGGTTTCAACAAcacttttaatgaaatattacaattaattaattttaaatacgtatatgtattttatggtGTATCCCCATCACTATACaaaccaaattgtaatttaccCGTATTATTACCCATTCATACTACATTGAAGACAATTGTAATTCAAAGCTTAGTATTTAATTGCAATAGAAAATATACAttcaaatgtacaatttttCATAACTTTTATCGTTCAATTTTAAGatggtaataatattcattattttgatacgactataatatttttttattcagagatggtaaaatattattttgactattttgttTCTAATATCACATTAACAGTTgctcaaaacaatttttttattgtttcatatataatattatatgaacgcaatcagttaaatacttaaattgattggataatttattaatctttGATAGGTATCTAGTATCTACCCTACTTACAATTGATTGtattcttaatttatatttaaaataagttgttTATGTatctatacttataagttattttaaccAAACCTAGTACATTTATGCAAATAAGCTTTGAATGCTCAATTACATAAAGTCCATTAATCATAATCTGTTTACTTCTATAGTTCAATTCTAACCGTAAATTGTCTGCAAAATATAACTTACAAAATAAGACcagaaaaatattctatgtaatattttgtttattattttagtcaaCAATTTACTATAAATGAATAGTTTCAATCAAATAATCCACAAGAGTGATCAAATACCAACTTTTTACTTTACTTCCgatacttttaattataatacctataggatATAAGTATAATCTTTACGTAACATGAACAATTATTCATTGAtggcattaaattttaaaccaaaatataaatcatacgtTTTTGTAGAACGCGTATTTTTGCAGATCCCGCAGAATTATCCCGGTTTATAAACGTATTAAATTCCAAATCCTAGATCATATCGTAGgctaacttaaaatatttcaacaacTGTAGATATAAATCGGTTGGCGACGGTGGCGATATCGCTTTTAGAAACCACTTAACTGCCACAACATAAACCTTTGCTAGCAGCTACAACCCGCCAGCCACCCGCCACAGTTTTACGCGAAATCCTCTGGATAATTTATTCATAGAAAATAAAGCAACGGATAGACGACAAGAGTATAAATAAGGGAAGGCCCTCGGAgcgaaacataaaataaatatcgtatAGATCGTGCGattatatatacactattatacacattatgttATACGAGtgtatacttatttattctttttagtaGCCACGTGAATTTtcctatcaaatataataatgtgaattATTCACAAAAACATAATCAGCTAGACGGCCTTTGTGTttgacaattataatatattagattattatgtattatgtatgtgaTAAATTGGGCTGGGATTTTGATGCcctaaaaaatctcaaaaaatgcactataaaaatgcatttaaatcatatttattatagcttaaaaattggaaaaaaaattttaaatgatactgcagtaatgtatttttttttaatagtatttgcACATTGTTACTTGTTTAGTTCTGTTGTATTGCTGTTGTATTAATCAttcattctaaaataataatttaagatatttcGAGCGTAAAAGCCTAGCTATGATACAATTGTTATTGACGATAACTTGTCgtgctatataatttattatttgtaccaTCGGCAGTTTGCCGAAAGTCTCTTGTTAATCACAACAATTctcattaattttatgaataaattgtgAAATTGTACTTGTACAACGTTTAACTGTAAAtgacgataaacgcaaaaattgtgtaacgttttgattgtaaaaacataaaacggaatttttttttcaaatgtaagccCTGCCTATAATACCCATAtactattattcataatatgcaatatacgtattatatatttcatcgaTTCAGTGCTCGAAAACAGTGAAATCAGAACAACCAACTATAAAATGTTAcgacacataggtacctacctatcttataattatataatcacatacatttaaaactgtagtacctatatacataatacatcgtTACTAAACAGTGCAAAATAagctagtaaaatatttttcctcataACTATGCATGTTAAATAGTATGATGAACAGATCATACTGCCATTTGGTGAATATTATTTCGCGGAGGTGTGAGGAATGCTTGGTGAGTCGTCCtgttaagattattattatgcggATGATCTATCACCACCCCCGAAACCGTTATTAGGgcttttgtttttattagatcttttttttattttcataaccttaactatattttaattttatcataatcagGTGACACGTcccgtgaaaaaaaattaattttctaaaaaaccgTCCGTTTCCTTTATTTGCGTAATATCCAGGTGCCGCAGCCGTGGCGATGAACTGTACCGGCCCCGGGAATCCGGCCCAGCAGCCGCCGCCCAGACAGTCGGCGACCGGCGGCGAAGACTCGGCCGGTGGTGCCGAAGACGCCGTGTTGGTGGTCGACGACAACGACAACGAAAACGGCGGCAGCAGCGGCAGCTTATACAACAAGTACGGCCCTAACCAGTACGCCGAACGGGACGTAATCGTCCCGTCACGTCCTCCTACCGCTTCTTCGGAGAGCCGCCGACTTACACCCGCCGAGTAAGCGTCGTCGCTCGAAATTTCCCGACACCTCCAACGAGAACTACACCCCGTTTAGGttttcgtttttataatttttttttttctacttttgtTTTCCATTCTCgacctcctcccccccccccccccgatccTAGCCCACACCCCCAACTAATGACTGGCCATTCACTGACACGGCGGCCACCGTACCGACACCCGCCGACTAGTAATATGTTTTGCCCGGCGCGGCGTCATCACTGCGCCGATTTTATGTACTTAtttccgattttttttattattattattactttaattttaacttatactTTTCTATTAGGCACTACCCTTTGAGCACACCCCCACaacttgtatatattaatattattacgtttacgGTACCAACACATTTGTGACGACGCGTCTCGACAATATAATGTAcccataaattataaacataataacaataataataataattaataatattgtttggtgTTCAGGCTGAACGATCCGAGCGCGATGGAGGCGATGGACTCGTGCGAAAACGTCGGGCCGCTGGACGTGTCGATCAAAAAGGAAAACACACAAGACGAAGGGACAGTGAAACCCAAAATGGACGTCGACAAGTACTGCGCACAGTTCAACAACAACGGCCAGGTCGTCGAAGCGCTAAAAGCTCGGATCCGGGAACTTGAGTCGGTGTCCAAGGCCGGTAGCGACAAGTTTACTTGTCTATTGTGCAAAGTAAGTACAGCCACTGTACCGATGAAATCCTTCTTTTCGTGACACTacttaggtagtataatatccGATATCCGCGcacaagcccggattaagataATTTTGGGCCTGGGGCCAAACAATTTTAGGGGCCCATATCCATAATCAAAATTTTGGTGacccacaaataaaaatatttcagaaaaaaaaatatattcatcaatttatttcttattttttttttaaatacaaaaataaaaattttattaaaaatatttttttctagatttttGGGCAGCAAACTCTTTAATTATATCATCGGTATTAATTACCTCCAAAACATCACTCTCTGAACACAAAaccataaaactatttaaattttcttgagAAGAGCTTGTTCTATACTTGTTTTTTATTCGAGCTAATTTGGAGAATGCTCTTTCAGCCGAACAATTTGCAATAGGTAtggttagatatattttaattgcagtATACAAATTAGGAAAAGAAAgtaatagatttttttcattgaaatgcTTCCAAATATCTAGCAGATAATCTTGTGTGTCATCATATGAAGGTTTACTGATAgaccaatattttttgaattgtataatttcattttgtatagtattatcaacatcttttttatacaataaaataaaattttcaagacTTTTATTaacttcttcttcttcatcaGTATCTTGTGGTAAAACAACATGTAATTTTGTGatgaacaaaaaattgttttttagaaaACTATAAGCTTCAATTCGTTTTTCTAATTGTGAACAAAAACTatctataataacataataagtcTCTACTCTAAACTTGTCATGACCACTTAAAGATACCTGATTACAACCAGAGTCATTtggaaatttctttttttttattctctctTGTTCATCGGAGTATTTCTCTTTTATTTTAGGACtaagttgatttattttattttcatataatgtaCTGCACTTCCTCAAATTTGATACATAATGCTTTAatgatataagtaaattaaGAGCTTTTAAAGGatcacaatttattgtttgcaaCTGTATTGAGGTCTTGTTGGATCTTTCTAAAATGTCATTCCATAAAAGTGCCATGTATccagtttctttttttaaaattttttttaataatggtcTAGCATTTCTTTTAGTATCTTCATTTTCTTTACTATTAggacttattatagtttaaatatggATCTTTAACGGTTAATTCATCAAAGCTGTTATCATCAATATCTGCATGATGTATTGTACCAATATTCGTAGTATCCTTAACagctttaataataacaaatattgaaaataaaacattaaccaccaaatattgtgaaaaaaattaatttttatacttacaagtAGAATTAGTATTTTCAAGACCATTATTACTTTGATTTTGTTTGGCCGGTGATAaacctacaaataaataatttaaaatttaaactatagatacctataattaatttatatttgataggtacttacaatgaGTATTGTTTAAGTGATCAGTCTGAACAGTTTCTTTTAAGTcaacatgcaaattaattttatcttttaaattacTGGAAACATTTTTGGCATtatcatctaaaaaaaattaatatttaaatttaaaatgtattatattatttatattatagtccagtcttgttaagtatttgagtaaatgtatttaaatatttttattgtatttagaatactttttaaatacttctcGAATAAAGTATttggaaagtattttaaatacggtCTTGGATGTGTTTGTATTTAAgaatcaaatacttttatttaaatactttacctattttaaactgtattatactaattacttattaatatattattttatatacttacatgaCATACATGCAATACTAATAGCATTAACTTCttctggtatattataatgattatttatatcaatagtgTCATCAAGTATACCATCCACAATACCATCCACAGTACCATCCACAATACCtaacataattattgaaaatgtttattatattgatatattatatttaattatttaaatacatttattttttaacttaagtgtttgaacaatgaacataacatgggttatataatatgataaattataaatattattgtttgaatgcGTTCATTATTCTAGTTAAAATTCAAAGGTACTT
This genomic window from Metopolophium dirhodum isolate CAU chromosome 1, ASM1992520v1, whole genome shotgun sequence contains:
- the LOC132935021 gene encoding E3 ubiquitin-protein ligase RNF220-like isoform X2 encodes the protein MTTAPTTTPAANGSGSTTATATTATVNNNNNHSNNNNNGSSIKQQQQQQQQQSSAGGQQLMSAAAAGCCPVCGTALRTAHELESHFIWELERLYKQAAAAGRRHRRGTPDKLGDGHHMHGLMVCPRDGGRLSPVAGGSSRDATLHGRWETYQKVKANRHNRLRIKNRKRKPDEMLLTPTPTTCCCPVCSEPVAAATQEQMNAHVEMCLRNKGHPAVATAGNDDEDENVDVEGDAETTMYDIVYGGGSSGWHGQQPHNRMRQQQMLIHGGGYNRGAAAVAMNCTGPGNPAQQPPPRQSATGGEDSAGGAEDAVLVVDDNDNENGGSSGSLYNKLNDPSAMEAMDSCENVGPLDVSIKKENTQDEGTVKPKMDVDKYCAQFNNNGQVVEALKARIRELESVSKAGSDKFTCLLCKGNFKDPVVSTSCWHVYCEVCWLQILGAKKLCPQCYVITLPSNLRRVYL
- the LOC132935021 gene encoding E3 ubiquitin-protein ligase RNF220-like isoform X1, which encodes MTTAPTTTPAANGSGSTTATATTATVNNNNNHSNNNNNGSSIKQQQQQQQQQSSAGGQQLMSAAAAGCCPVCGTALRTAHELESHFIWELERLYKQAAAAGRRHRRGTPDKLGDGHHMHGLMVCPRDGGRLSPVAGGSSRDATLHGRWETYQKVKANRHNRLRIKNRKRKPDEMLLTPTPTTCCCPVCSEPVAAATQEQMNAHVEMCLRNKGHPAVATAGNDDEDENVDVEGDAETTMYDIVYGGGSSGWHGQQPHNRMRQQQMLIHGGGYNRGAAAVAMNCTGPGNPAQQPPPRQSATGGEDSAGGAEDAVLVVDDNDNENGGSSGSLYNKYGPNQYAERDVIVPSRPPTASSESRRLTPAELNDPSAMEAMDSCENVGPLDVSIKKENTQDEGTVKPKMDVDKYCAQFNNNGQVVEALKARIRELESVSKAGSDKFTCLLCKGNFKDPVVSTSCWHVYCEVCWLQILGAKKLCPQCYVITLPSNLRRVYL
- the LOC132935022 gene encoding uncharacterized protein LOC132935022, producing the protein MSGCKKYLSGAQKRKKKKEDLLMTSAVKCNKITGFFSLTNESDDKLVSNVIEIDHSISKENINNETNINCIVDGTVDGIVDGILDDTIDINNHYNIPEEVNAISIACMSYDNAKNVSSNLKDKINLHVDLKETVQTDHLNNTHCLSPAKQNQSNNGLENTNSTSVKDTTNIGTIHHADIDDNSFDELTVKDPYLNYNKS